Below is a window of Salvelinus sp. IW2-2015 linkage group LG11, ASM291031v2, whole genome shotgun sequence DNA.
NNNNNNNNNNNNNNNNNNNNNNNNNNNNNNNNNNNNNNNNNNNNNNNNNNNNNNNNNNNNNNNNNNNNNNNNNNNNNNNNNNNNNNNNNNNNNNNNNNNNNNNNNNNNNNNNNNNNNNNNNNNNNNNNNNNNNNNNNNNNNNNNNNNNNNNNNNNNNNNNNNNNNNNNNNNNNNNNNNNNNNNNNNNNNNNNNNNNNNNNNNNNNNNNNNNNNNNNNNNNNNNNNNNNNNNNNNNNNNNNNNNNNNNNNNNNNNNNNNNNNNNNNNNNNNNNNNNNNNNNNNNNNNNNNNNNNNNNNNNNNNNNNNNNNNNNNNNNNNNNNNNNNNNNNNNNNNNNNNNNNNNNNNNNNNNNNNNNNNNNNNNNNNNNNNNNNNNNNNNNNNNNNNNNNNNNNNNNNNNNNNNNNNNNNNNNNNNNNNNNNNNNNNNNNNNNNNNNNNNNNNNNNNNNNNNNNNNNNNNNNNNNNNNNNNNNNNNNNNNNNNNNNNNNNNNNNNNNNNNNNNNNNNNNNNNNNNNNNNNNNNNNNNNNNNNNNNNNNNNNNNNNNNNNNNNNNNNNNNNNNNNNNNNNNNNNNNNNNNNNNNNNNNNNNNNNNNNNNNNNNNNNNNNNNNNNNNNNNNNNNNNNNNNNNNNNNNNNNNNNNNNNNNNNNNNNNNNNNNNNNNNNNNNNNNNNNNNNNNNNNNNNNNNNNNNNNNNNNNNNNNNNNNNNNNNNNNNNNNNNNNNNNNNNNNNNNNNNNNNNNNNNNNNNNNNNNNNNNNNNNNNNNNNNNNNNNNNNNNNNNNNNNNNNNNNNNNNNNNNNNNNNNNNNNNNNNNNNNNNNNNNNNNNNNNNNNNNNNNNNNNNNNNNNNNNNNNNNNNNNNNNNNNNNNNNNNNNNNNNNNNNNNNNNNNNNNNNNNNNNNNNNNNNNNNNNNNNNNNNNNNNNNNNNNNNNNNNNNNNNNNNNNNNNNNNNNNNNNNNNNNNNNNNNNNNNNNNNNNNNNNNNNNNNNNNNNNNNNNNNNNNNNNNNNNNNNNNNNNNNNNNNNNNNNNNNNNNNNNNNNNNNNNNNNNNNNNNNNNNNNNNNNNNNNNNNNNNNNNNNNNNNNNNNNNNNNNNNNNNNNNNNNNNNNNNNNNNNNNNNNNNNNNNNNNNNNNNNNNNNNNNNNNNNNNNNNNNNNNNNNNNNNNNNNNNNNNNNNNNNNNNNNNNNNNNNNNNNNNNNNNNNNNNNNNNNNNNNNNNNNNNNNNNNNNNNNNNNNNNNNNNNNNNNNNNNNNNNNNNNNNNNNNNNNNNNNNNNNNNNNNNNNNNNNNNNNNNNNNNNNNNNNNNNNNNNNNNNNNNNNNNNNNNNNNNNNNNNNNNNNNNNNNNNNNNNNNNNNNNNNNNNNNNNNNNNNNNNNNNNNNNNNNNNNNNNNNNNNNNNNNNNNNNNNNNNNNNNNNNNNNNNNNNNNNNNNNNNNNNNNNNNNNNNNNNNNNNNNNNNNNNNNNNNNNNNNNNNNNNNNNNNNNNNNNNNNNNNNNNNNNNNNNNNNNNNNNNNNNNNNNNNNNNNNNNNNNNNNNNNNNNNNNNNNNNNNNNNNNNNNNNNNNNNNNNNNNNNNNNNNNNNNNNNNNNNNNNNNNNNNNNNNNNNNNNNNNNNNNNNNNNNNNNNNNNNNNNNNNNNNNNNNNNNNNNNNNNNNNNNNNNNNNNNNNNNNNNNNNNNNNNNNNNNNNNNNNNNNNNNNNNNNNNNNNNNNNNNNNNNNNNNNNNNNNNNNNNNNNNNNNNNNNNNNNNNNNNNNNNNNNNNNNNNNNNNNNNNNNNNNNNNNNNNNNNNNNNNNNNNNNNNNNNNNNNNNNNNNNNNNNNNNNNNNNNNNNNNNNNNNNNNNNNNNNNNNNNNNNNNNNNNNNNNNNNNNNNNNNNNNNNNNNNNNNNNNNNNNNNNNNNNNNNNNNNNNNNNNNNNNNNNNNNNNNNNNNNNNNNNNNNNNNNNNNNNNNNNNNNNNNNNNNNNNNNNNNNNNNNNNNNNNNNNNNNNNNNNNNNNNNNNNNNNNNNNNNNNNNNNNNNNNNNNNNNNNNNNNNNNNNNNNNNNNNNNNNNNNNNNNNNNNNNNNNNNNNNNNNNNNNNNNNNNNNNNNNNNNNNNNNNNNNNNNNNNNNNNNNNNNNNNNNNNNNNNNNNNNNNNNNNNNNNNNNNNNNNNNNNNNNNNNNNNNNNNNNNNNNNNNNNNNNNNNNNNNNNNNNNNNNNNNNNNNNNNNNNNNNNNNNNNNNNNNNNNNNNNNNNNNNNNNNNNNNNNNNNNNNNNNNNNNNNNNNNNNNNNNNNNNNNNNNNNNNNNNNNNNNNNNNNNNNNNNNNNNNNNNNNNNNNNNNNNNNNNNNNNNNNNNNNNNNNNNNNNNNNNNNNNNNNNNNNNNNNNNNNNNNNNNNNNNNNNNNNNNNNNNNNNNNNNNNNNNNNNNNNNNNNNNNNNNNNNNNNNNNNNNNNNNNNNNNNNNNNNNNNNNNNNNNNNNNNNNNNNNNNNNNNNNNNNNNNNNNNNNNNNNNNNNNNNNNNNNNNNNNNNNNNNNNNNNNNNNNNNNNNNNNNNNNNNNNNNNNNNNNNNNNNNNNNNNNNNNNNNNNNNNNNNNNNNNNNNNNNNNNNNNNNNNNNNNNNNNNNNNNNNNNNNNNNNNNNNNNNNNNNNNNNNNNNNNNNNNNNNNNNNNNNNNNNNNNNNNNNNNNNNNNNNNNNNNNNNNNNNNNNNNNNNNNNNNNNNNNNNNNNNNNNNNNNNNNNNNNNNNNNNNNNNNNNNNNNNNNNNNNNNNNNNNNNNNNNNNNNNNNNNNNNNNNNNNNNNNNNNNNNNNNNNNNNNNNNNNNNNNNNNNNNNNNNNNNNNNNNNNNNNNNNNNNNNNNNNNNNNNNNNNNNNNNNNNNNNNNNNNNNNNNNNNNNNNNNNNNNNNNNNNNNNNNNNNNNNNNNNNNNNNNNNNNNNNNNNNNNNNNNNNNNNNNNNNNNNNNNNNNNNNNNNNNNNNNNNNNNNNNNNNNNNNNNNNNNNNNNNNNNNNNNNNNNNNNNNNNNNNNNNNNNNNNNNNNNNNNNNNNNNNNNNNNNNNNNNNNNNNNNNNNNNNNNNNNNNNNNNNNNNNNNNNNNNNNNNNNNNNNNNNNNNNNNNNNNNNNNNNNNNNNNNNNNNNNNNNNNNNNNNNNNNNNNNNNNNNNNNNNNNNNNNNNNNNNNNNNNNNNNNNNNNNNNNNNNNNNNNNNNNNNNNNNNNNNNNNNNNNNNNNNNNNNNNNNNNNNNNNNNNNNNNNNNNNNNNNNNNNNNNNNNNNNNNNNNNNNNNNNNNNNNNNNNNNNNNNNNNNNNNNNNNNNNNNNNNNNNNNNNNNNNNNNNNNNNNNNNNNNNNNNNNNNNNNNNNNNNNNNNNNNNNNNNNNNNNNNNNNNNNNNNNNNNNNNNNNNNNNNNNNNNNNNNNNNNNNNNNNggattcttgtttgatgtttgctgttctgtgtccttgttccgccctgtcgtgtttttgccttcttcagatgctgcgtgtgagcagggggctatgtcagctacggcctgtgccttcctgaagcgacctgcagtttgtggtcgcgtctccagtcgttcctctctactgacgagaggattcagtttcctgtttttggatttacctttgattatccaggaatcattgtttgttaagactggaataaagactctgtttctattacgtcgcttttgggtcctcattcaccagcataacagaagaatccgaccaagatggacccagcgactacggattctctcaacactgccgtcaaagttccagggagcaatgctcggcagaaccgagcaggaattgtctgctgctcgtcatgccgttgagaccctggccgctcaggtctccgacctgtcaggacagtttcagagtcttcgtctcgtgccaccagctacttcctggtcttccgagtctccggaacctagggttaataacccaccatgttactctgggcagcccactgagtgtcgctcctttctcacccagtgtgatattgtgttctctctccagcccaacacatactcaagagagagagctcggatcgcttacgtcatatctctccttactggtcgggctcgggagtggggcacagctatctgggaggcaagggctgagtgttctaacgtttatcagaactttaaagaggagatgatacgggtttttgatcgttcagtttttggaaggaggcttccagggccctggcttccctatgtcaaggtgatcgatccataacggattactctatagagtttcgcactcttgctgcatccagtgactggaacgagccggcgttgctcgctcgttttctggaggactccacgcagaggttaaggatgagatttctcccgggaggttccttccagcgtggactctttgattgcactcgcccaTCCGCAtaaacgacgggtagatcttcgtcaccgagctcgtggaagagagctcccgttaacggtgtttcccctctccgcatctcaaccatctcctcccaccggctcagagactgagcccatgcagctgggaggtattcgcatctcgactaaggagagggaacggagaatcaccaaccgcctttgcctctattgcggttctgctggacattttgtcatgtcatgtccagtaaaaggccagagctATCAGTaacggagggctactggtgagcgctactactcaggtctctccatcaagatcctgtactaccttgtcggtccatctacgctggaccggttcggctgcttcctgcagggccttgatagactctggggctgagggttgttttatggacgaagcatgggctcggaagcatgacattcctctcagacagttaggaagcccacgccatgttcgccttagatggtagtcttctccccagtacagatgtgagacactacctttaaccctcacagtatctggtaaccacagtgagaccatttcctttttgatttttcgttcacctttacacctgttgttgggtcatccctggctagtatgtcataatccttctattaattggtctagtaattctatcctatcctggaacgtttcttgtcatgtgaagtgtttaatgtctgctattcctcctgtttcttctgtcccctctactcaggaggaacctggtgatttgacaggagtgccggaggaatatcatgatctgcgcacggtcttcagtcggtccagagccaactctcttcctcctcaccggtcgtatgattgttgtattgatctccttccggggaccactcccctcggggtagactatactctctgtcggctcccgaacgtaaggctctcgaggattatctgtctgtttctctcgacgcctgtaccgtggtgccttcttcctctccgccggagcggggtttttcttgtTAGAGAGAAGGACGGTACcttgcgcccctgcgtggattatcgagggctgaatgacataacggttaagaatcgttatccgcttccccttatgtcgtcagccttcgagattctgcagggagccggGTTCTTTCTAAGTTGGACCTTCgcaacgcttaccatctcgtgcgcatcaggaggggacgagtggaaaacgcgTTTAACACTccttagggcattttgaataccgggttctgccgttcggtctcgctaatgctccagctgtctttcaggcattagttaatgatgtactgagagacatgctgaacatctttgttttcgtttaccttgacgatatcctgatttttcaccgtcactcgagattcatgttcagcacgttcgagacaaggacagaagcggaaaacagagggagaaatagggactctaatcagagggcaaaataggggacaggtgtgaaagagtaaatgaggtcgttaggagaatgagaaacagctgggagcaggaacggaacgatagagagagagagcgggagagggagagagggaggaggagagagagggatagaaagagggaaagaacctaataagaccagcagagggaagcacagggacaagacatgatgatcaaagacaaaacatgacaattttaATTTCATTCCCAAACAAATCAGATATTTTATGTAAAGAAATTAACCATCCGGAAAGAAACAACACCAAATGGTTGTTCAAATAGGAAGTAAATAGTAAAATATTTTTCTTTGTAAATCATCTTTATATTCCTCTTTATGACATGGAGTAGTCCCTACTTTACAGAACTGTATTGATTTACTGAGAAAAAGATAGCTATTAATAATAAATGAATTACCTATTAGATAATAGCTCATATAAGAATGGCATGTGAAGTTATATTGATTAGTACACTTGGTATAGAATGTTCACgcctaacacaaaacaaatggaatgtGTTAGCTAACCTTAGCTAAAGTTCGCCAAGTATTTCCCTTGTTGAACTCCCATCTAGTATTGATTGGCTGGCTGCAGAGCCCAGACTGACATTTGGCCTTTGTGTCACCACGTGCCCTCCTCAACACACAGGGAGGGAGCCTCCTAGCTTGTTTCTCTGAGATAGCAGATGCACAGACTACTCATagagcccatagggctctggtaaaaagtagtgcactacatagagttAGGCTGTCCATACTTCATAAAGATATGGAATGAGATTGACAGAGACATAATGGGAGAAGCTGTTCATCTATGTCCATTTTTAAGGTTGTGTCACTTTATTTTGCTTTGGAGAGCAATGACATCTACTACAGGGAGGTATTCGTGGAACTATGCCATGGCACACAGGAAAATTCTATGCAACACATCCGCTGCAGTCAGGGTTCACTTTCCAGATGACAGTTTAAATTAGTATTGTATGGAGGCATTGGCAGCCAGTCACAATTATATGTATGATttaccttgatttaactaggcaagtaaattaagaacacattcttatttacaatgacggccgggTCAGggtctgggattaaaaataaaatgtgggTTATAACACACAtccagacaagagagacaccacaacactacataaagagagacctaagacaacaacacagcatggcagcaacaaaacatgacaacatggtagcgacacaacatggcagcagcacaacatggtagcagcacaaacatggtacaaacattgttcggcacagacaacagcacgaaGGGCAAAaagttagagacaacaatacatcatgtgaagcagccacaagtgtcagtaagagtgtccatgattgaatcTTTGAATGTAGAGAAAAAAAACTATCCCATTTGAGTGTAAGGACCAACGCTGGAGTAGAGCAAGTACtgagagtgaacatttaattttgCACAgtcatggaacaggacaggaacagcatcagaaCTGGGTAACAAAATGACAATTATGCTAAAgccggggaacagagctggggaacagacaaatataggggaggtaatgacacaggtgattgagtccaggtgagtgtaatGGATCACTGATGCGCGTGATGAGGGAAgcaggtgtgcttaatgatggtggcaggagtgcatagtgctgggcagcctggcgccctcgagtgccagggagggagagcgggagcaggcgtgacagtaccacccccTCTAGGGgcaccacccggcgtcccacctggacGAGCCTGACAtgccggccgaggcatgggcgcTGGACCAGCCGGCTGGGGCATAGAAGCACGATGAACCGGCATAGGAGCCTGGAAATTTGTTTgttgcctgctggaggtcattttgcagggctctggcagtgctcttccttgcacaaaggcggaggtagcggtcctgctgctgggttgttgccctcctgcggcctcctccacgtctcctgatgtactggcctgtctcctggtagcacctccatgctctgtacacaacgctgacagacacagcaaaccttcttgccacagctcgcattgatgtgccatcctggatgagctgcactacctgagccacttgtgtgggttgtagactccgtctcatgctaccactagagtgaaagcaccgccagcatttaaaagtgaccaaaacatcagccaggaagcataggaactgagaagtggtctgtggtcaccacctgcagaaccactcctttattgggggtgtcttgctaattgcctataatttccaccttttgtctattccatttacccaacagcatgtgaaatttattgtcaatcagtgtttcttcctaagtggacagtttgatttcacagaagtgtgattgacttggagttacattgtgttgtttaagtgttccctttatttttttgagcagtgtatatataaatttgacattttatataatttttttgtccttaaatgaaactggtatatatttttatttgtcacaattttctttaaccaattttggtctttaatgcagggccgacagacaagttcctttctttttccctcttccacttgcctcttccatttttgtggtaatgctgcaattagttagttgtaattttgggtagaagagacatttccatatatttgtgttagctgcatgtgtgacataactccaccagtcctatttatgacataatttacaaagattatacattTTATCGAAAAATACAggtgtttttacatttttgcataaactcttatccagagcaacttacagtagtagtgagtgcacatatattttttttaatcacatatactggtcccctgtgggaattgaacccacaaccctgccaTTGcaggtgccatgctctaccaactgagcaacacagGAACTTTATGAACCAATCAGTGTTGTTGTTGATTCAGAAGGCTTATGTACTGCACCACTCAGCATCGTGTACAGTGCTTGTTGGCTGATATTGAGCTTTGTTGGCAGGGATATCTAGATGGCCATCAGACGGCGATGGACTTTCTGTCCTCCCAGCAGAGAGACACCAAGAGGAACTTCAGACTGGTGAGTACACAGTAGTTGAGGTTGGTGGAggggatgggctcattgtaatataCTCTTCATTTGTACTAaatccccataggataaccctatTTGGCTTCCGGTAGaacactctttctctttctcaacaGTCCTTTGTCAATTTATTGCGTCCTCTCTTCTAACATCCTCAAAACACATTGGAGCAGATGATCTGAGGTTCATCACCTAGGATCTTTCCTCCAATCGGtttgagaaaggaggagagaggatgtgaggagtcAAGGAAAAACTTTTGAGACAGCCTTTGAatcaggtaaaaaaaaacatactgtacattcctcTGTTTTCAGGCTTTTATGTATGATTTGGAGAAGGTGAGTTTCCGGTTTTTACCTGCTCTCTCATCCTTTTTTCGAATGGTCAAAATGAGTTGTCATTAAATGTACCTTCTGATTTTGCAATGACAGGAGATCCGAGCTTTGGAGAGATACATACAAAGACTGGAGTTCCAAATCAGCAAGGTAACAACTTCCATAACTTTTCCCCAGCATATTGCCTGTGCTTTTATTGAACAGATAGGACAGTGAAAAGATGAGAGGAAAAGTATGACAACTACGAGTCAGAAGGGCGGATTCGAACCCATGCCGTCTCCGGTATGCATGCATGCCAGGGTCAGCGGCACTAACTGCTAAGGCCTTACTTTTATGACCTCTATGTAGGTCTATGTAGTCCCTATCCTGGCTCCACCAAAGTCAAACACTGAGGGATTTTCCAATGTGCACGGACAGGCTCATTAATAACTCGACAGAGCGACAGAGGGACGGCAAAAGTCTGCCTGTTTACATGACAACCTGTGGTTTCCAGGTGGAGGAGCTGTACGAGACTTACTGCATCCAGTGGCGTCTGTGTCAGGGGGTGGTGAACATGAAGAAGGCCTTCTCTCTTTCGCCCTCCTCACGGGCTTCCAGGGAGAGCCTGCTGGAACTCAACCAGAACCATCACCACGGTCACATGCGGTCGAGCGCAATTTCATGAGTTCTCTCACACTGTATACACAGACCCCCTGGTCAATTGTCACCTTCGGTTTTCATGTTTATAACATACGGGCAAGTATGGGTCATTAACAGACAACTTAAAGCTTGTTCCTCATCCTCATTCATAAGTTCAGTTGCGCCCACTGCTTCTATGTTTACGACCAGCGGGGTTTGGAGTCACAGGGTACTGATGGGCGCCTGACCGCCCATTACTATTCATATTTCATGGGGTCTAATAAGTCTATGTACCATTGGCAGATGGAAGGTATGGGTCACACGTGAGCTAGCATAACCCATTTACCACTGATATAGTGTGGAGGTATGGTTCACATGATGGACTATgaatctcccatttcttttctcTTGTCATAGGTTCATACACAGTATTTGAAGACAATCACTGTAATACTATACTATGTAGAATACATATATTAAAGTGTACTTTAAAGGATTTTGAACTAGCTTATAAATAGGTAATTATTAGTTCATAGCTAGTTAAAAGATTAGAAACAAAGAATAAAATATTTACAAACTACCTATAAATGCTTTATAAAGTACACCTTAGTTTACTACG
It encodes the following:
- the LOC111969612 gene encoding uncharacterized protein, with the translated sequence MCAEGLWFEPSTGEEQHKGTSRGSRIHSHPGIGVCFLSGISRWPSDGDGLSVLPAERHQEELQTGDPSFGEIHTKTGVPNQQGGGAVRDLLHPVASVSGGGEHEEGLLSFALLTGFQGEPAGTQPEPSPRSHAVERNFMSSLTLYTQTPWSIVTFGFHVYNIRDMCVVEGELEILLGELHIKIQGLIGFAQLCPGDQYEVVIRLGRPRRNIRSKIKTDDRQS